The following are encoded together in the Myxococcales bacterium genome:
- the sppA gene encoding signal peptide peptidase SppA, producing MRIVLALIWNAFLLLLLPLTWVRKHFASPAQAFLEVKLDGGLAEVARRVPFWQRRHQPVALDALRRLISLAAADPRVHGVLFTLESLQVGSARATSLRDVVLSCKKAGKRVVVYLPHGGGTLAAYVASAADRILIGPETQLEATGFAVEATYLRGALDQLGLEPEVFAKGRFKTAGEFLEKKSMSEPQREQLGALLDVAHETLIEALSAGRGVDADTARGWVDSGPWSARGAHEAGIVDGIVYPDELKQHLDPARPDGAPVAPAGRYFRRRTPHFRPVFRRPHIAVVEVVGPIVSSAPYSLVPVAAEEPVCRTLERALEDPFARGVVVHVSSRGGSALASDRMLRALTRVAKEKPVAVYMGDVAASGGYMIAVGAPTIVAQPTTITGSIGVVAARFVAEGLLRRLGVRVEVVKRGAHADMTNPARRLSEEENLVLTRQLDEVYKSFLEVVARGRGRTVDEIEPLAGGRVWSGRDALSHGLVDQLGGFDVALDDVRKRIGPGGARLEPVVIGPDHLRPPGPLARLLLGAAAVLRLDGAVELYAVALGEPRARAWLYCEVACVADEA from the coding sequence GTGCGCATCGTCCTCGCTCTGATCTGGAATGCTTTCCTGCTGCTCCTGCTCCCGCTCACCTGGGTGAGGAAGCACTTTGCATCGCCTGCGCAAGCGTTCCTGGAGGTGAAGCTGGACGGTGGGCTCGCAGAGGTTGCGCGTCGGGTACCGTTCTGGCAGCGAAGACATCAGCCGGTCGCTCTAGACGCGTTGCGCCGTCTCATCTCCCTCGCCGCCGCAGATCCCAGGGTGCACGGGGTGCTCTTCACGCTCGAATCCCTGCAGGTGGGCAGTGCGCGGGCGACCTCTCTGCGCGACGTCGTGCTCTCCTGCAAGAAGGCGGGAAAACGCGTGGTCGTCTACCTGCCGCACGGGGGAGGGACCCTCGCAGCCTACGTGGCCAGCGCGGCGGACCGGATTCTGATCGGGCCCGAGACGCAGCTCGAAGCGACGGGTTTTGCCGTGGAGGCGACCTACCTCCGGGGCGCACTCGACCAGCTCGGGCTCGAACCGGAGGTGTTTGCCAAGGGCCGCTTCAAGACAGCCGGCGAGTTCTTGGAGAAAAAGTCGATGTCCGAGCCGCAACGCGAACAGCTCGGGGCGTTGCTGGACGTTGCGCACGAGACCCTGATCGAAGCCCTGTCGGCGGGGCGCGGTGTGGATGCGGACACGGCGCGGGGTTGGGTCGACTCCGGGCCGTGGTCTGCCCGGGGGGCCCACGAAGCCGGAATCGTCGACGGGATCGTGTACCCGGACGAGCTGAAACAGCACCTCGATCCCGCCCGCCCGGACGGAGCGCCGGTGGCTCCGGCCGGCCGCTACTTTCGCCGGCGCACACCCCATTTCCGACCCGTATTTCGGCGGCCGCACATCGCCGTGGTCGAGGTCGTCGGACCGATCGTGTCCAGCGCACCCTATTCGCTGGTGCCGGTGGCGGCCGAGGAGCCGGTGTGTCGCACGTTGGAACGCGCCCTCGAGGATCCGTTCGCTCGGGGCGTCGTGGTGCACGTCTCTTCCCGGGGTGGCAGCGCGCTGGCTTCGGATCGGATGCTGCGGGCACTCACGCGGGTGGCGAAGGAGAAGCCGGTCGCGGTCTACATGGGGGATGTCGCCGCCAGCGGTGGCTACATGATCGCCGTCGGCGCCCCAACCATCGTGGCCCAGCCGACCACCATCACGGGCAGCATTGGCGTGGTCGCCGCTCGGTTCGTGGCCGAGGGACTACTGCGTCGCTTGGGGGTCCGCGTCGAGGTCGTGAAACGCGGCGCCCACGCCGACATGACGAACCCGGCGCGGCGGCTGTCGGAGGAGGAGAATCTGGTTCTCACGCGCCAGCTCGACGAGGTCTACAAGAGCTTCCTCGAGGTGGTCGCGCGCGGCCGGGGTCGGACCGTCGACGAGATCGAACCACTAGCCGGGGGGCGAGTCTGGAGCGGCCGCGACGCGCTCAGTCACGGTCTCGTTGATCAGCTCGGGGGCTTCGACGTCGCGCTGGACGACGTGCGAAAACGCATTGGGCCAGGCGGCGCGCGTCTGGAGCCGGTGGTGATCGGTCCGGATCACCTGCGCCCGCCCGGGCCGCTCGCACGGCTGCTGCTCGGCGCAGCCGCCGTGCTCCGACTCGACGGAGCGGTCGAACTCTACGCGGTCGCCTTGGGTGAACCCCGGGCGCGAGCCTGGCTCTATTGCGAGGTCGCGTGTGTCGCGGACGAGGCT